GTAGCAGAGGCACCCGTGGCAGCTCCAGAATCGGCGGCAGACGACGTTGCCGGCGGCGTCCTGCCGCCAGCGTTCCGGGTGCCGCCCCGCCACCACAGCCGCCTTCTGCCAGCACGCCGATCGGGTCTTTTCATCGAAGGACCTCGGGCGCACCTTcgagctcccgccgccgccgctcccccggCCGTTGTTCCCCGGACGGGGAGAGGAAGGGCTCTCCATTCGGATCCGGTTCTCTGAAGTTTCTGAAGTCGCTGAAGCTACCTGAGGGGacgtcagtttttttttcttttttttttttttttttttgagatcagGGGACGTCAGTTGGTGCTGGCCATTCTTGCAGCGTCCGACGGCGATAGGACTCCAAACATAGCTCTTCGTAATTTTACCATTATATTATATTAATTTTGTAAAAATAGGACTCTAAACATGTGTTGCTTGATTCTATTGTCATTTTGtgtatttccttttttttctatttgtttTCATATATTTGGCTAGGTGAAATAACCGTTTTACCCCTCTTTTGCATTAGAATTTAGACATATCATCTCGCTTGGACTTGGACGGACGCATTGTCTTCTCCAGCGTTCcacagccggccgccgccccatcGCAGGTCCCCGCCCAGCCCCGCCCGCCCTTGGCGCGCTCGATCTTCCCAAGTCCAGCGACGCTAGGTCAAGATCAACGGCCACGTCAGGTGGAAGGTCGGCATCTGAATCTCCAAGCACTACCACCTCTTCGTCGCGTGCCTAGCCTTCCTTGTCACAACGGCGCGCCCGAGGCTAGTGGATTCTTGTTCCAGTGAATTAGTGATTCTGCTGCGTATAAAAATGTGAAGgtggggcggcgggcggcagtgGAAGCCTGGAGAATGGAGAAGACGATCGGTGAGAAGTTGATGCGTCCGTCCAAACGAGAAGACACGTACCTCTAACCCACGTAAGGGTAAAATGGTCACTTCATTCTGACAAATATATGAAAGTAAGATAGAAAAGTGAGGAAATACACAAAATGGCAATAGAATCAAGTTGCACATGTTTAGAGTCCTATTTTACGAAGTCAATGTTAGTAATTGCAAAATTGCGACATGTAATGTTTGAAGTTCCGAAATTGCAATTTTCTCGCCGACGGCGTCATTGAAAAAGAAAATTGGATTCATACCATTAAAATAACCCACCTTTATCTGTTTACCATTAAAAGATTATTCTTTATATTTAGCACCGAAAGATCACAACATAACAGATATCTAGCACTATGTTCCCTTCCATCACTGGCATCCTCTGTTTTTCATTCTTTTGCTGATTAGCAATTTGCCAGCTTCCAATTTTACCCTTTGGCCAAAACTACTCTGCACCCAGGTGCGCTCATTGAACATGTAGTCGATGTTTGAGCTGACAACTTGCTCGCCGCAGCCTAGCCCGATGTTTGAGCCCGCCGATTTGCTCGCCGCAACCCACGCTGTGGTGCTCATGTCCTTGGACCATAGGCTGGTGCGGACGGCCAATGATGCCGTGGAGAAGAACAGGTTGAAGTGCGCGCCCGTGGAGATGGTGGAGGGGAATGAGGCGGAGTGGCGGACGATAGGGACGCCACGCTACTGGCCGCTCCACTTTCTCTCGCCCTTACCCTAGTTGACGTTGTTGAGATTCCTAAAGATGGTGGATGATACTTCATTAGTTATACATGATTCAATGAGtataaaatttttattacaATTTAATAATACAATAATTCAGCAATCATAAAAAACTTCACAATTGGACCATAGAAACTGCATCTatgagttattttgataaattgCAGAAAAACATAGATCTAAAGTTACAATAAAAACTTTATgctaaagcataccatattatatgttcgttgtgtagatctactcatgtggagtccaacataATTGGACTTTCTATTTTttgatttttatatgatttactatgttttttaaagattcaaagcaaataaataaataaaaaagataaaattgTGCCACTGTATCAAAATCAGGCTGCAAAACCACCCTGGGGGTTAAATATCTGGTTTTGCAAAGGTGGGGAGGGGTTAGAAACTCGGTTTTATAGTTCAGGGAGTGATGTGATTCACTATTAATACATTGGGGGTTATGTAGACTTTTTCTAATTGATATTTTGGCTTCTGGTTTGACAGTCTTGGTTACTGAATCAAGCACGAGGCTTAAAAAAAAGATATGTCCGTGgcaaattttcaaatttgtttaTGGGCCGGATGTACTGAACTATGGACACAGTCTCTTGTTTCTCATGGAAAATTAAATTCATATACCATTAAAAGAACACATCTTTAGCTATTTACCTTTTTTCGCCGATTAGTAATTTATCTTCCAGTTTTGCCCTCCGGCTAAAATTTGTGAGAGTATAACTCAGTGGATAACTTTTTGTTCAGCACCGAATCTGGTTCAGGTTTAAAATATACATACCTCAAACCAAGTACAAGAACTGGAACACTTTTATGTTTggagtgcaattaatgtagaaATACTGAATTCTTGCTTATGATATCCTGCCCTTAAGGATACATCTAAAGGAATCTAACAACTTATTAATTTGTCATAATGCACTGTAGTAGTGCCAGTTTCGCCCTTGACACGGCTCCCTATCTTTCGAGACTTGTTGATAATATAAGATCGATGTGGAGCCAtgtggaggaagaaggaagaggcgGGGAGGGGTGGGAGGAGATGAGAGATGGGGGAGATAGATGAGGAAGAGGGAGACAGACGGGAGATGAAGAGAGTCGAGTCAAGGGAGATGAGTGGACGAGGGAGATCGGAAGGGGACTAGATTAGAAAAAAATTGGCCATCAATGCTGGCTCGTTttacgacccggcggtgatggccgTTTGCAATGACCATATCTGTAGTAGTGTTAGATCCATCATGAAAACACactttgatgattttttttataacatACACTTTTATAGAAAAAACACTGTTAGTCAATGCATCAAAATTGTGTTCATGTTTAGCATTTCTGTTTCTCATCCAAAAAGTACTAGTATACAGTTACAATCCCCGTCGCGCTTTGGAAAAACCTAGAGCATTACATGGGGTTGATACCGTAGTAGTAGTATACTATCTtaattggaaaaagaaaaaaaagttaagATGAAAACATGCCCGTTATTGAGAAGCCAAGCTCGCAGGTCATCAGTCCTCCCAGTATCTCGTGGTCTTGAGTGGGCATCTGGTCACCTCTAGCTGGGCGAGAGCAGCCTCGACTCTCTCCTTCAGTTGAGCACCACTCATCTTATCTTCAATCTGCATACCAAAACACTTGTATGTTTGAGCTAAAAGAAAACACTGGATGCCAACTGAACTGAATCACTAATACTCTTCATGTGATGCACCGGCGTTCTTGAATTAGAGCACCTCCAGTGTCTCAGCGATTTTGCTCTGCAAAATCCGTAACTTGTCAGGCGGTTCGATACCCACAGTGCGTGCATCGGTTTAGCGGGCCCCGCCACTCAGTAGATGGCATCCTTTTCTGTCTACGCGGCAGCTCCTCCGCTCATCCGTGAAGTTTAAAGCACCAACTGCTGGCTTGTGTCAGGTCTTATAGAATTTTTTACTCGGCTCGGTTCGACCGCTCTGCAACATCCGATTTTCACTCGGAGGCTGAACTCAGTAGACGACGGCCCGTGGACGCTTCTCGACGCCACACGAGCCCACCGCACACGtggccggccccggccccggccccgccacctccgcccgcgCGACGCTTCCGCGTCGTCTGCTGAGGTGAGCCTGACACCCAAACATCGATGCCCACTATGTTGACGGTTCGACGAAATCGAACCACGGTTCGCTTTTCTACAACACTGGAGCCTGGAGGTGCTCTTAGGCGCGCGGAATATTCCAGGAATATCTTCTCCAGTTACTGGGACTGGGAGGAAGTGAAGTGAAGTGAAGTGAAGTGAGGTACCAAATGGCCCATGATGTGCTGTGTCCTACTTGTCGCCTGTGTTTAAGATTGATGTGTGTGGATCCAAACAGCAGACAGTACGTACTTGGTATGTGTATTAATTGGTACTGAGCTGACAGATGAGGTAGCAGAGGCGAGACAGACACATGAAAGCCGCAGGCGTAACCAACAAACAATCCAGGAGCAAGCTGGCAAAAACCACAAACCCTCACCGGTCAACACCACCACGCTACATGCATGTTTCTTTGACAAATGAAGCCATATGCAGCAGAGAAAGCTCTATTCAGTTTTCTTCTTTTGCTGGTCGGGTGTTCTCTAGTTTTGTAATTGAACAACGACAAATTTCACAGATCTTAGAAGCCTAGGCTACTAAGATTGTCATGGTTGCCTTGCTTTCCTCTTAATTAAATAAAAGTTCTATAAACGTTCGATAAAACAAAAGGAGTAGAGTGAAATTATGGGTAACTTAACTCCAAAGATTCAAAAGCTTGGACCTACGCAATGAAATGTGCCATGTGCCATCCACAAAAGCCGCCGTACAAGATAGCCAAATGAAGATGGGGACGAGGACCATCAGCTTTCCAATTCTGAACCTATCCTACTGGATAACGGAAAAAGGTACGTAGTAGACAACTCAAATGTACTGCAAATAAGTGGGCTAAGTTAGGCTCTTGTATCAGAGCACCTTCTAAATCGTGAGCTCCGACGACAAAGAGCGCACATCACTCGATGTCTCAATCAAGATCGAGACGGCTCACCCCCGTTGACGGTGATGTCACACGGGCTGGCGTCACCAATCCCGGGGACGTCTATTCTTAACGCGCGCGATTGTATTTCATCCAATCGCAGAGATCGAGCGCCCCTACCGTCGACCGCCTCCTACAGcaccggcggcctccgccgccgccttccaccgctgccgccgctaACCGAGGTCGCATCCTCGCCCTCCCCCGCCGGCACGCCCCCACTGGAGACCTGCGCTCGGccgcaccgcctcgccgcccgcccacacaccaccgcccaccgccggtcgattcccccctcccccccaccTTCTCTTCTAGGTCCGGTGGCCATGGAGCCGTCCCACCCCCAGCAACCCCGGATCctaaggccgccgccgctctccaccaccccggccgtcgGCATTCCCCCACCAACTAccctcgccggccaccccctccctctctcctctcctctctggctggaggtagaagatgaacaggGCGGCCACGCCCCCTTCTAGTAGGATAGCTCCGCACGCAGTAGCAAGCGCGAGGAATAGCTTTGCCCCCAATCCCCCTCCCTCTCAATGCAAGGATAGGACACGATGCAATTAATTAAAGCGAGAGCGACACATGCAACCGATCTGATAGCTTACCTCGACGAACATGGTGTGGACcacggcgtcgccggcggcggcgatgctggCCGTGACGACCCTGAGGCGCAGCGGCTCCAGCGCCCGGCACACCTTGGCCACGGCGTCCCTGCCCCTGCTGCACCGCACGCTCACCACCGCCACCTTCTCCCCCGCCTCCGTCACCTGCACCTGCATGCGCATGCATTATTTTGAAAATAAACGAATAATCCACAACCTTCAATTCAATTTTAAGTGTTCAGTCATCATCGTcaccagctagctagctatagtTACCTCGAGGATCTGGAGCGGCGGTGAGGCGTCGATGGAAGAGCCGCCGGGCGCCGTTCGCGTCCACTTCCTCGGCCACGGGTAGCTGTCGGCATCGTCCTGGGCCTTGAGCTTGACGCCGGCAGCGGTGACGCCGGAGGAGGACTCGAGCGCGGATATCTCGGCGAGCAcccggcgctcctcctcctgcagctGCTCGATGTAGGCGATGGCGTCCCTGACGATGGACGCCTTGTCCATCTACAGGCACCGGAGGCGTTACAACTTACAACATCATCACTGCACCTGCACGTCGATCAATCGGCTGTTTCTCACCCACCTTGGTGATATTGGGGACGACGCTGCGGAGCGCGTAGAGCTTCTCGTTGAGCCTCCTGCGGCGGTCCCTCTCCATGACGATGttcttggtggtggtggccgcgcccgccggagctggcgacgccggcggcggcgccacctgcTGCCCGGAGCAGGAGTTGGCGCCGTCGGGGGAGCTCGACGCCTCCCGCTCCCCGTAGGAGGGGTACAGGCCGGTGACCGACTCAGCCTCGGTCGGCGCGTACACGATGCTGGAGCCGCGGCGGCCAAGCCAACAGATAACCAAAAGCAGCAGCAGTCAGGCAACAAGCCACGGCCCcaagaagacgaagaagaacaAGCTATGAAGCTAATAATCAAGCTACTACAGGAGAAGCATCGATTCGTGTGGAACATCAGCGGCTACctgtcgtcgacggcgaggcagTCCTGTTCGTCGAAGAAGCGAGGCGGTGACTGGCAGTAGAAGTCGAAGCCCAGGCTCAGCAAGTCTGCCGCCTCCATCTTGGGATGAATTGGGATTAGGGAGGCCAGGCGGCTGCTGTTCTTGGTGATTGTTTGCGGCGCAGGTCGGCGCACCAATGAGGAAGAAGCATGCCTTCAGGCAGGCAGCTCCGGCCTGCCAGCCACTGATTTCACTTCACCTGTTTGTTACCATTTTTAGCACCACTCCTACGACTACTAGCAGCCCTCTCTCAGTACATGCAAATGCTGACCTGATGAGGGGCAGTAGCACGCAGGAGCTGGCTTTGTGGCTGAGCCCGGAAAGGAACAAGAATAATGTGTGGATGAGATGGAGGGAGTGGTTGTTGCAGCTACACCAAGCGATGCGATGCCAGACGCAGATGGACGAGGCTCCGCTGCAGTTACGTCCCCCGCAGTTGAGTCACTGCGTGTGGGGCCTGCAcgcagtggggcccacgtggCAGTGACCCAACTGCAGGGGACGTTACTGCAGCGGATCCGGTTCCGACGCAGATGGGTGGGCCAAGGAAGAGTAAAACGAGTGCTGGCAGCTTGACGGGCGCAGCAGATGCGATGCGATGTGGATGTGTGCATGCTCAGCGGGCAAGGCAGAATGAGGATGATGAAAGCTGCTACCGGAGGGGAGAGGGATCGGAGGAGACAACCAGGCAGGTCCGGCCGTAGCAGAGCGCGACCACCACACTGCCGGAGCATGGCTGCCTACGGCTACGGGCCGGGGCGCTCTGGGCTCTCTCTGTGCGTTGACAGCCTGCTGGCCGGCTGGCCCCCGTCCCGTGCCGTCGATCCATCTAGAGATTGTGCTTGCATGTCTTTAATTTTTTCAGTATTTGTGGTCTTTTCCTGCATTATAATTTTGGGTTATGAAAAGAACATGTGTCTACTTTGAACACATTGATGCACCTTGGGTCTCACTACtataaaaatgatttgtagaaaTGTTCCGATTTTTTTCAAAAGTAATCAAAATTTCACCCATTGTTACAGATGAAGtagagttactgtagcatccgacccgcccctaaaaaaatattttatttagtattttataaGAAAATATCATGTTTTCTAATCATAGGTATTGAAAGGCAAGGAGGTATTTAGATGTACCAGATGTAGTTTAGACACCATGGAAACTACtaaaaccacagttttttttgaagaattttAAAAAGAAATACTATGCTTTTTCAAAACCTTGTAGGTATTGAAAGGCCGCAAGGTGTTTTGATGATAAACCATAGAAATTActaaaattataattttttattcgaGTCAGTCGAACATTTACACGATGAAATATACGGATTGTGTTATGATCTCGGTCGTTAAAACATACAACGAGTTCTTATAAGCTAATTTATCCAGGATAAATGCAGCTAAACTTTGGAGCTCAGGTAGGATATCCGTAGGGTTGGAGTCTCAGACTCCACGCAGTTACTCGTATTTTCCCCGCAATCAGATTTGAGGTTGGAATAACTGTACACAAATTAAAGTGTGTTCATTCCAACTTGTACTTGAAATCCTTTTAAGGGTTAGTTGGCCAACGCGACTACATTGTCTCTATGCAACAAAAGCAATTGAGCTTAGAATAGGATTTAGTAACAATAGTACAACCTATAACTAGGCTTTGACTTAGAGGTTTCGCTTTGGTGCGGCAAGAAGCCTCTGGAGTGCACCGAAGGGAAGATGGTGACAGATTGGACACCACACGGCAACGCACATGAGTGAGCCGGCGAAGGCCGGAGAAAAGGGGTTCTCAGCAGACTTGTGGTTGGCCTACAACCCAAATAAAGGGAAACGTGGGCGCCGTTTTTAGCTAAATGCACAGGTCCTTTCCGGTCACGCCATCATCTAGATAACTAGGAAGGCCACCCGCACAAAGCAGCCAGATCTTACCATCTCTAATATTACATcttaaattatttaattatttataatTATTATTTGTGCAGCTAGGTGTAAGTATATTTAAGGTTACACTTTTTTATTCGACTTTCATAAAGCAACTTTTTTGGCGACGAAAATCAAGATCTATTAAAGCTATTTTGAGGATCAAtaatttgattttattttcatactcCTAGGTTTGAATTGGATACCATTTTGTGATAGTTCTAAGTTTGTTGTTGTATATgttgattaaaaaatatttagtttcactaaagtgtaaattttttaatagtactcaaagttgtgttttgagGATCGCGTGAATGGCAAACAAATTATTATTCATTTGGAAGTAGTATTATTTTTGACATAAGAAATTTTTTGAGCATTATTTTAGGTTTATGTGTTACAATTGATGTTGTAGCGTaatgttttatttatttaatttggaCTCTAAGTCAATGATTTGCGGAAGCTTCTTGCCATCTTCCTGGTACTCGTCTGCTGGTGTTGTTGCTTCTTGTTTGCAGTTATCTTGGTTGCTCAAGGGGAGAGACAAAAAGGAGAGATTTACTCTCTCATTCCTAGCTTAATTTATAGAATCGATAGAGCGTGTGAATCCTATTCACCCACAATAATTTATTTCTTCATTGTTTCCCCTAATCCAATAATAATTTCTCCACACTCCACTCCTCCGCGTCGTCCACTCCGTATCTGCGCTGGCTTAtggccttttctttttctcattttttttcatttttcttattttttctcaTCCCCTTATCGTTTCCAATAGAATATGGATTTAGTCCACCTATTTTGTTCCTCTCTTAGCCTTGGGTACTCATTATATCAATTCAAATATTCTGCATCTAATTTGACTAAAACAATGAGATAAACAATGGTTGACATAAGGTTATTTCTAGTTTTTTCAATGCCAACATGACTTTTGACTGAAATGTTAATAAATAGAACACATATTAAATTTCTCTGTACATGTTCCGATTATATGctaaaaataatattacaaTTATTCAACTAAATGATAGTATTTCTCAATAAATTGTGAGGCTATAACTTTTCTACTTTTTTCAGTGTGGTGCTGTAGTGTGCAAATATTTTCCTGAAGCTTTTCCGGAATTTTTTTATCAATGTTTATGCCTGTAGAAAAAATGAATTAAAAATTATGATAGTAATTTTTAAGAATCTCCTAGCTTACCCAACGCTAGTTGTTTGGAGTCTCGTTACTATGTTACATATTGGTTAGTTTCTTTATAATGTCATGGTGGGCTATATTTAGTCAAACACAATTGTATTTTGGGCCGACTTTTATCGTAATGACAGTGGTTGGTAATTTCAATTGTTCTTATTTTCTGCGATTAATGTGGCAATTTTTAGGCCTTAAGATCAaatgtggaggctccgtttgttagccaaataataagatatctCAGTACACTGTGAGGCTACAACTTTTTTACTTTTTCCAGCGCGGTGCTATGGTGTGCAAATATTTTTCTGAAGCTTGTCCGAAATTTTTTTATCAATATTTATGCCCATAGAAAAAATGAATTAAAAATTATGATCGTAATTTTTATGAATCTCCTAGCTTGCCCAACGCTAGTTGTTTGGAGTCTCATTACTATGTTAAATATTGGATTAATTTCATTATAATGGTGTGGTGGGCTATATTAGTTAgacacaggggtattttgggtcgatttttatcataattGCAATGGTTGGATTAATTTCTTTATAATGGCATGGTGGACTATATTTAGTCAAACACAGGggtataatggcagtggtgggtaattttaatttctcttattttctccgattaacgtgagaatttctaggctTTGAGAGTGAACGTGAAGACTCTGTTTTatggtcaaataataagataatagataaaaAGATAAATCGGTCTTTATATCCATCTAGTGCATATATGGAACCAAGAGATACATAAATGCTTAGACTCTAAACCTCGAAAGAGAATATCAAAACACAagaaagaaaattttaaaacaaaaaaagaaatctAGAAGGCAAAACTTCAAATTTCTTCTTTGCTCCCATTTCATCCTTGCAAAGTATTTATGCAGCACGAAACCAGCACATCTCTCGTCTTTTTAGAAACTTGATGACCGATCGCCAGCTGTCAAGGGTATCCCTAACTCTGGACAAAGTCACGACCATAGGCCTCGGTTGGATCGATATACGGCCCAACCAAGAGCCGGGGCCAGGTCCCCGGAGAAGGCCCGGTACTCGGAGGCCACGTCTCACCGTGGGTGAAGTTTATTCTTCACCCAGAAGGAATCGCCCGGTAAAAGGAGTTTTACCATGCCGCGGAGCAGCCATGGCACAGCCGTTAACTATGTCGCATTGTCACCATGGTGCAAGAACCAAGGGCGTCATAGCTTGCTCGTAAAATAAAATGATTATGGAGGAGTCGTGCCTGCAAACGGAGCAAAGGCCGGCTCGGGGAGATGCACCCTTGAAAGTGATTGGGTATTCTAGCGTAAGAGGGGAAagaggtgaattaggcactctaaaatcttaacctatagctccaactagtttgcacaaaaacttAATCTAAAACaatctatctagatgtgcaactacggttcaccttaatgtgaaatcctcatcccaaaagagtttagcacatatagccaatcctatcaagatactactctatgaaagtaaatgtACATAAGTTGCAATATAaaatacggaagcttaaagagaggaaatgagagaaagcaaactcttgacacgagaatttatcccgtggtttggattgccacaaagtcgcccctacatccacgttgttgaagcactcacaaagagtatcgctttccgacaatcaagtctctttcgtgaacacaatcacggtcagcttgatcccgatttcctctaaaggagattgcccacgaaggaggggtctccgtcccccgcacaaagttgtcgatgCCGCTCCAcgccaagccggagggtcattgacatgccggcgagccaccaatgctccaagaagGCTGGCGCACCGAagtacaagtttggttcactctagaaccagccacaaggatcacAGCCTTACTTGTTCACTCACTTaaggagctaacctagcactaacacttacaaagtttgtgctaaggactaaagatttgatcTCTATGCACTTGGATGGTTTGGAAGTGTTCTTGGAtatgtgtgtgatgtcttgtgactccagcaaactcaaaatggccggggtgaggcatatatataagCCACAAACTCAAGAGAGCCGTTATTAGCTGTTAGACAGTTTTTTGCGTAAGCATCGAAACTTCCGGAgctagggcatcggttcttccggttaCTCACAGCAtctgaactagccgttggactccctgaCATGTCTGCAGagccatcggtttaaccgatgattgagTGTCGGTTAAACCAGTCACACTGGATCGTCATATAGTCGTtgcaccttgctgacgtcattgcaccaaCGCAATGCTCCGGTGGCCGTCGGTCCTttcggtgctgaaggcttggctgctgcacacttgacatcgtctctggacaatggtatgttgattgcaccgatgcttgacATGacctcgtcggttcaaccagtgccaCTGAGATTTTCTCACTTGGCTCAGTTGGCACACCAAATTTCACCGATGCAtagggcgtcggttcttccgacaaccatcggatgcaccgatgcttaggcatcggttaaatCGGTGCTAcagatttcagtagaactcgtctaATT
This sequence is a window from Panicum virgatum strain AP13 chromosome 7K, P.virgatum_v5, whole genome shotgun sequence. Protein-coding genes within it:
- the LOC120640477 gene encoding transcription factor BHLH6-like isoform X1, yielding MEAADLLSLGFDFYCQSPPRFFDEQDCLAVDDSIVYAPTEAESVTGLYPSYGEREASSSPDGANSCSGQQVAPPPASPAPAGAATTTKNIVMERDRRRRLNEKLYALRSVVPNITKMDKASIVRDAIAYIEQLQEEERRVLAEISALESSSGVTAAGVKLKAQDDADSYPWPRKWTRTAPGGSSIDASPPLQILEVQVTEAGEKVAVVSVRCSRGRDAVAKVCRALEPLRLRVVTASIAAAGDAVVHTMFVEIEDKMSGAQLKERVEAALAQLEVTRCPLKTTRYWED
- the LOC120640477 gene encoding transcription factor BHLH6-like isoform X2 translates to MEAADLLSLGFDFYCQSPPRFFDEQDCLAVDDSIVYAPTEAESVTGLYPSYGEREASSSPDGANSCSGQQVAPPPASPAPAGAATTTKNIVMERDRRRRLNEKLYALRSVVPNITKMDKASIVRDAIAYIEQLQEEERRVLAEISALESSSGVTAAGVKLKAQDDADSYPWPRKWTRTAPGGSSIDASPPLQILEVTEAGEKVAVVSVRCSRGRDAVAKVCRALEPLRLRVVTASIAAAGDAVVHTMFVEIEDKMSGAQLKERVEAALAQLEVTRCPLKTTRYWED